Below is a window of Leptotrichia sp. oral taxon 215 str. W9775 DNA.
ATACATAACTATTGCCGCAATTGAACCATAAAAGTTTATTCTCGTTAACACTACATATAATATAATTCCAGGTATCACTCCAATAAATGAACCTAACATTCCTAGTATTTCCATATTTCAGTCCTTTCAACTATAAATTTGTTTCTATTTTTAATTTTACCATTAATATTCTAATTTTACAATATCATTTTTTTGACTTTTACTTATGAATATTACTATAAGAAAAAAGGCTAAAAAAATCTAGCCTCTTTCAAAATAATATATGTCATATTTGATAAAAAAATAAAGTTTTTTCAAATTAAATATTTCTATTTTTTCTCATTTAATTTTTCCTTATTTTTTTCATCTTTATCTTTTTTCTTTTTCTTAATATCATCTATAAGTACACCTGCACCTACAACTAAAGCCACAACACATCCAACTCACATAATTCTGTCTCCTTTTATCTAGTTTGAACGTATTATATCAAATTTTGTACATTAAAACAAGAAATCTTTTTCCAAAATAAAAACCCTTGAAAAACAATATTTTCAAGGGAATATGAAATAATAATATTATCTTTTTGAGAATTGTGGGCTTCTTCTTGCTTTCTTTTTCCCGTATTTCTTTCTTTCAACCATTCTTGAATCTCTTGTAAGGAATCCTGCTTCTTTTAAAGCTCCTCTTAAAGATTCATCAGCAACTATTAAGGCTCTTGAAACACCGTGTCTTATTGCTCCTGCCTGACCTGTATTTCCTCCACCGTTAACATTTACTTTTACTCCGTATTTATTTAATGTTTCTGTTAATTCTAATGGTTGTTCAACTATTTTGGCAAGTAATTCTCTTCCTCCAAAATAATCTCTCATATCTTTACCGTTTATTGTTACCCCTGCTTCACCTGGTACTAATCTAACTCTTGCTACTGAAGTCTTTCTTCTACCTGTTCCTAAATATTGAATTTTTTCTGCCACGAAAATTACCTCCTATAATTCTATTCTTTCTGGTTTTTGAGCTACATGGTCATGCTCAGTTCCAGTGTAAATTTTTAATCTGTTAATCATTTGACTTCCTAATTTGTTTTTAGGTAGCATTCTCTCAACAGCTTTTCTGATTACTTCAGTAGGTTTCTTTTCAAGCATTTCTTCAAGACTTCTAACTTTTAATCCTCCAGGATATCCACTATGTCTATAATATTTCTTATCCAACATTTTTTTACCAGTTACAGCAAATTTATCCGCATTTACTACTACTACGAAATCTCCTCCATCAACGTGTGGTGTGTAACTTGGTTTGTGTTTACCCATTAATCTTACAGCTATTTCAGTAGCTATTTTCCCTAGTATTTTTCCTTCTGCATCTATTTCATACCAGTTTCTTGTTACTTCTTCTTTCTTTTGCATTACAGTACATTTGTTCACTTTTTATCCTCCTAATTTCTCTTATAATTTATAGGATATATCGGTCCTTTGTGGGAAAGGATTACATTTAATGATTATATCCTATTTCCCATTATTTGTCAAGAAATTTTCGCTAATTTACTTCTATTTAATTATAAGATTACACGCTTTAAATTATTATTTTAAGTTTTCTTTTACTAAATCTTCTACTTTATATTCTTCAGATATTTTATTAACAATATTCATTCTTTCTTCATTTGCTTTATTGTTTAATAATCCATTTGCAATTTGATTGTATGCATCGTTAGGTGTAATATTTCCTAATTTTCCTCTTTCTGCTTCATAAATGTCTGATACTTCTTTTTGAGTAACTACAACATTTTTTCTAACCTGAAGATCCAAGTAGAAGTTTATGTATACATTACTTTCAATTATTTTTATGTTTGCTTCTTCTTTTTTCTCAAAATCAGTTTC
It encodes the following:
- the rplM gene encoding 50S ribosomal protein L13, whose product is MNKCTVMQKKEEVTRNWYEIDAEGKILGKIATEIAVRLMGKHKPSYTPHVDGGDFVVVVNADKFAVTGKKMLDKKYYRHSGYPGGLKVRSLEEMLEKKPTEVIRKAVERMLPKNKLGSQMINRLKIYTGTEHDHVAQKPERIEL
- the rpsI gene encoding 30S ribosomal protein S9, producing MAEKIQYLGTGRRKTSVARVRLVPGEAGVTINGKDMRDYFGGRELLAKIVEQPLELTETLNKYGVKVNVNGGGNTGQAGAIRHGVSRALIVADESLRGALKEAGFLTRDSRMVERKKYGKKKARRSPQFSKR